From the genome of Plasmodium malariae genome assembly, chromosome: 9, one region includes:
- the PmUG01_09016800 gene encoding conserved Plasmodium protein, unknown function, producing the protein MDKAKVEALFIYDVDLPKPDKPLTDEEIQAEKLIYYYPNETDENVKVSHTSTMEGISSFINNFSKSHLDHIVTNDNLIVLNKWYKDVYVTIIVKNIYKNYKMEALMCRILHSLLNNFISIFTLLHGHIRNFLKYKKHKTLQNINKRKGLQTLLDDYVFTYINTINNENIGIHNELQSFHFFPVEKHTYVTVQNLISTLILSHKQIKNGSLFYEGHLIYSSLPMNDIKTIYNYLVSYNGMVNNLKLNQYPFKKIASSAAMNANGGLSSFARCNSIEEKNAFLLGIKKSSVFMPIITLSGEKKYKLVAYIYKGILLVLLIKGSTIRDEDFDILIDVQNKCTNENSNNMCNLIKLNESLSMQFKKYLNEDDTVKFFYSNNSNNSIKYSFNNKKISNEEFCLIADFHFLLNESEIKYNRIKLNKSTCIKNKEKSNLSNELFNFQQGVKTIAQKNYNQVKNKHKPEYKQASQELIPSENKGISKNNKKNLHEQSGEDKLHINQDKDGHLQQENTKKKIHSLDEKTTKDDDVTSMNMHIDKCTEINEKEQMDDKNDDKNDDKNDNKNDDKNDNKNDNKNDNKNDNTPFTIEQKKEIVKTNNLVPAEKNKTCADTKVGKKKYKLIYNEELKKKLFDDTSDDVKIEKFFFKEANAPWIFGKKSLQRELFIFSDDSKTSLSKAQQDVNQILDMSFSNIYI; encoded by the exons ATGGATAAGGCGAAGGTCGAGGCTCTTTTCATCTATGATGTGGATCTTCCCAAGCCTGATAAACCATTGACGGATGAGGAAATACag gcagaaaaattaatatattattacccGAACGAAACTGACGAAAACGTAAAAGTATCCCATACAAGCACCATGGAGGGAATCTCATCAtttattaacaattttaGCAAGTCACATTTAGATCATATAGTAACaaatgataatttaatagttttaaataaatggTATAAAGATGTGTATGTCACTATAATtgtaaagaatatttataaaaattataaaatggaAGCATTAATGTGCAGAATATTACATTCTCTTTTGAATAACTTCATTTCCATATTTACTTTATTGCATGGTCATATAAGAAACTTTTTAAAGTATAAGAAGCACAAGACGCTAC aaaatataaacaaaaggAAGGGGCTACAAACCCTTTTAGATGACTACGTGTTCACCTATATAAACACgattaataatgaaaacataGGCATTCATAATG AACTGCAAAGTTTTCACTTCTTTCCAGTCGAAAAGCACACGTACGTAACTGTTCAG AATCTCATTTCGACTTTGATATTAAGTCACAAGCAAATTAAGAATGGGAGCTTGTTTTATGAAGGTCATTTGATTTATTCAAGTTTACCAATGAACGACATAAAAACgatttacaattatttagTATCTTACAATGGAATG GTGAATAATTTGAAGTTGAACCAGtatccttttaaaaaaattgcttcATCCGCAGCTATGAAT GCAAATGGTGGTTTGTCCAGTTTTGCGCGCTGCAACTCGATTGAAGAGAAAAACGCCTTTCTCCTtggaataaaaaa GTCATCTGTATTTATGCCAATAATAACTCTGAGTGGAGAGAAGAAGTATAAACTagttgcatatatttataagggTATCCTCCTGGTGCTACTAATTAAGGGAAGTACAATAAGAGATGAAGATTTCGACATTTTAATTGATGTTCAGAATAAATGCACAAATGAAAATTCAAATAACATGTGcaatttaataaaactaaaCGAAAGTTTATCAAtgcaatttaaaaaatatttaaatgaagatGACactgttaaatttttttattcgaaTAATTCCAATAATTCtattaaatattcttttaacaataaaaaaattagtaatgAAGAATTTTGCCTTATAGctgattttcattttttactgAACGAGTcagaaataaaatacaacAGAATTAAACTCAATAAAAGTACATGCATAAAGAATAAGGAAAAGTCCAATTTATCAAACGAGCTCTTTAATTTTCAGCAAGGAGTTAAGACAATcgcacaaaaaaattataatcaaGTAAAGAATAAGCATAAACCTGAATATAAACAAGCATCACAGGAGTTAATACCAAGTGAAAATAAAGGGataagcaaaaataataagaaaaatttacatGAACAGTCAGGAGAAGATAAACTACACATAAATCAGGATAAAGATGGGCACTTACAACAGGaaaataccaaaaaaaaaatacattcatTAGACGAAAAAACAACAAAGGATGATGATGTAACTAGTATGAATATGCATATTGATAAGTGCAcagaaataaatgaaaaagaacaaatggatgataaaaatgatgataaaaatgatgataaaaatgataataaaaatgatgataaaaatgataataaaaatgataataaaaatgataataaaaatgataatactCCCTTTACAATagagcaaaaaaaagaaattgtaAAAACGAATAATCTCGTACCAGctgagaaaaataaaacatgtgCAGACACCAAAGtagggaaaaaaaagtataaattaatttataatgaagaattaaaaaaaaaattatttgatgATACTAGTGATGATGTAAAGATagagaaattttttttcaaagaaGCCAATGCTCCATGGATATTTGGAAAAAAGTCCCTCCAGCGagaactttttattttctctgaTGATTCGAAAACATCCCTTTCAAAAGCTCAGCAGGACGTGAATCAAATTCTAGACATGAGTTTTTccaatatatacatttaa